DNA sequence from the Phoenix dactylifera cultivar Barhee BC4 chromosome 13, palm_55x_up_171113_PBpolish2nd_filt_p, whole genome shotgun sequence genome:
CAACGAACCGACTCAGATGCACTAGACATGCCCAACAAAGATTTTGAGAAAAAGATCTGATAAAAACATTTGCATTTATATAGCtacaaaatagaaaaagaagacCTAAGAAAATACAAATGGATGTTATGCGAAAGGATCTAAACAAGTTTGTGTCAACAGCAACGGCAAAgaagaataaatctgaaattaattAGTTGGAATAAGGCTTGTTTCATGGTGACACTTATTCTCAACTAGTTAGACAATACATGTTTATACATTGCTTAAAGATGCCACATGCAAGCTCCTCCTTTCACTAAGTACCATCCAACCTCTTCTacggaaaaaataaaagatgccAACTATTCATATTCAGTTTTAAGCATTGGCAAAAAGCTGTTATACTTTCCTTCTTCTAATTGTTTATACAGTATTCATTTACTTGCAGCCCAATATTGTCTTATGCCTgcaatcataaataaatttacacaattcagatccatgcAAACCTTTTTCCTAGAGTACTGTCTGGGCACAGGACCTTGAAATTTTATTTGTGCATGAAATGATTGATAATAAAGGGGTTCTCTCATCTCAAATATTTTTACATCAATGAACAAAATAAAAGATGAAAACATGTTCAATAAATTCAGCACAAAATGGATGAAGAGATATGCCTCAACAAGTGAGCAAGACCAAGAGAATACTTTTTATCAGACAATAGTAAGGTCAGCAAATTTCATATATTAGCAAGTAGAGGTTGTTGAAGGAGCGACATGGGCATCCCAAAAATGAGAAGATGAAGGCACATAAATTTAGTAATAGTAGAATTTGAAATGATTAACATAGAGGAAGCTTTCTATCAACTGAAGATATAGTTGTGAAGAAGAAATTAAAACTTTAATATGATATGGCCATGTGCAATGGGAACCAAGGGTGGCCTGAGAAGGAAAGTAGCTCATGAAAggataagaaagaaggaagacaGCCCAAGGCAACCTAGAAGTCATGAAAATGAAAGAGTTGTGAGCTATGGCATGGCTGTTTCTGAAAAATGGTTGAACATATCCTAGCATCAAACTCAACAACCACTGAGAAATACCAGATTTAACTAACATAATTTAACAAAATTAGATGCAAAGAACAGACAGCAATTCAATCATCGCAACCAGCCTCAAACATTCCTGCCCTAGCATTCCATCACATCTCTCATTTATTATTTTACAAACCAAAAAAGAACAACACCATGCAAGCTCCTTCCAGCAACAAGTTCTGCAGTTAAAAATCCATAAAACTCAAGAAGTATCAGGTTCAAAGTAGGCTACTCTATCCATCCAATATGTGTGCCTTATAAGACCCTCCAGATAAAGGAGACATTTCCCCTATGTAGAAGAATCGTGCAGCCAGAATTAATACTACCTTTGGTCAccgcaaaagaaagaagaaagaaatgctATGAATGGGTGAAAACCGAGGGGATTATGCCGCTAATCAACAGTAACCAAACAAATCCTAAGATGGAGTTACTACCAATCATAAGAGAAACAGCAAACAAAACCAAGTAGAGACCTTGTTAGGATCAACAGCATCGAGATAGAGAAGCTGCCCCACGATAATGTTCGCCATGTCATCATCCACAGGTCCACCGCAACGTATAATCCTCtacaaaagaacaaatctttagtctCTTCTCTttcgagaaaagaagaaaacctAATCCCTAATTATCCAAAACCCTATCAACGCATACGTGCTGGAAGAGCTGGCTGATGACGCTCTGGAACCGCTCCTGCACCATGGGCGGCGGCCCCTGCCCTCCCTGCGCCTCCACCGGAAAGTAGGGAGACGACGGCACTATCAAATCATCCCTAAATCACCACCAACAACACACTACAAATAATCGAATCCTTGCACAAAGCCAAGAAgcaatcaagagagagaaatgGAGACGGGACAAGAGAAAGAGACAGTAGCCTACCTAATAGACCAAATCCCTTTCCTCTGAACTCGATCCGGCGCCCAGGAGCCGCTCGAGTAGATGGCCTTAGGAGAGCTCCAGGTGCCGACAAGCCTCCCAAACTTCCtgcaagaagagagagagagagagagagagcaggaaCTGAGAAGAAACCCTAGAAGAGAcaaagaaagaggagaggaaagaagagatgaagagagtacttggaagaaggaaaagaagaggatagaagggGGGATTGGGTGGGAAGGTGGAGGGTTTTGGGAGGGTTTGTGAGGAGGGTTTTGAGAGAGAAAGCAGCGGGCACCGCCGCGCTGGATGAATTCGCCATGGCCATCTCCATCTTTCCCTCTCTTCCTGTAGTCTCGAGCTCGCTTCGCTTCTCTTTTCTTATCCGATGAGATGCCGCGGCGGAAAACGGCGACTTCCCTGAGCCTTcggctttattttattttattattattattatt
Encoded proteins:
- the LOC103720645 gene encoding ATP-dependent Clp protease proteolytic subunit 5, chloroplastic-like isoform X2; this encodes MEMAMANSSSAAVPAAFSLKTLLTNPPKTLHLPTQSPLLSSSFPSSKKFGRLVGTWSSPKAIYSSGSWAPDRVQRKGIWSIRDDLIVPSSPYFPVEAQGGQGPPPMVQERFQSVISQLFQHRIIRCGGPVDDDMANIIVGQLLYLDAVDPNKVYFYLGSWIAHFLLGMAIFDTMRHIRPDVSTVCVGLAASMGAFILSSGTKGKRYSLPNSRIMIHQPLGGAQGGQTDIDIQANEMLHHKANLNGYLAYHTGQSLEKINQDTDRDFFMSAKEAKDYGLIDGVIMNPLKALQPLAASNQ
- the LOC103720645 gene encoding ATP-dependent Clp protease proteolytic subunit 5, chloroplastic-like isoform X1, translating into MEMAMANSSSAAVPAAFSLKTLLTNPPKTLHLPTQSPLLSSSFPSSKKFGRLVGTWSSPKAIYSSGSWAPDRVQRKGIWSIRDDLIVPSSPYFPVEAQGGQGPPPMVQERFQSVISQLFQHRIIRCGGPVDDDMANIIVGQLLYLDAVDPNKDIIMYVNSPGGSVTAGMAIFDTMRHIRPDVSTVCVGLAASMGAFILSSGTKGKRYSLPNSRIMIHQPLGGAQGGQTDIDIQANEMLHHKANLNGYLAYHTGQSLEKINQDTDRDFFMSAKEAKDYGLIDGVIMNPLKALQPLAASNQ